The segment CGGTGTGAGCTTTGAAGGCGGGGGCAAATCTTCATCGATGTATCTGCGCCCGGGCATGGAGACAATGCTGGAATACCAACTCCTCAAAGAGGTTAACAAACTTCAGCCGGAAACGCTGCCCAAGGTTGCTTTCTTCGCCGATTCGCTGGCCCTGATGTATCAGTATGCCTATTATCAGGACAACGTGGCGACCTTTTTCCTGGAACTGACGGAGAACTACAACCTCGAAGTCACCAGGCTGGACAGCCTGCCCCAGGCCCCGGTGATGCTCTGCATGGGCGTGGTGGATTCGCTTTCCACCCTCCAGCTCTACCATCTGGACCAATACCTGATGCGGGGCGGGGAGGTGGTGATGCTTCAGGACAGGGCTTTGGTGACCTACAGCTCCCAGGGTACGGGCGTTTCGGAGGTGAACAGCAACGTCTTCCGGCTGCTGGAACACTACGGGATTTTCATCAAGCCGAACATCGTTCTGGATGAGGAATGTGAGCTTGGCAGGGGCTCCGCCCTCGGCACCCAGGTGCCCTATCCCTTCTTCCCCCGGCTAAAACCCAATCCCGATGTGCCTTACGCCCTCGGTTTCGATCCCATCGTGATGAACATAGCCTCGGAACTGGTCACGATGCCTGGCTCGAAGCTGAAGCGCTTGCCTGTTTTGACGACCTCCGGAAAGTCAAATTCCCTGATGGGGCCTTATTTCAACATCGAGGAAGCGATCAACCGCAGCCAGGAACCCGGCTGGCTGAGCATGCCGCCAATGACCGTGGCAGCGGAATTCAGCGGCCCGCTCAAAAGCTTTTTCTCCCAAGCACTTACGGACAGCACCTTCCACCCCTCCAACCCCAGTGGCCGCGTCATCCTCTTCGGAGACAGCGAGTTCAACCTGGAATTCGGCTCCGGCGCCTACATGGTGCAAAACGCCATTGACCACCTGCTGGGACGCGCCGAAATGGTGAAGCTGCGCTCGCAAAAGACGGTCTATAACCGCCTGGGCGTGGACGTTTACATGGGCAGGAACCAGATGCGCCCCGCCGAACCTGCCAAAACGATATCCAACCTCACCCTGGGCTTCAAGCTCACCGCCATCCTACTGCCTCTGCTGCTTCTGGCCTTTGTGGGCTTCGCGCAGGCTTACAGGCGCTCGAACCGGGGGACTCTGTGAAAAAGAACAAGCTGGTTCTGCTGGCTGTTTTTCTGTTGATGCTGGCGTCGGTGGTCATACTGGTGCTCACCCGCCGCGACCGGGAAAGCAACAGGGCAATCTTCAGCGCCGACAGCACGGTGGTGGCCGCCATCGAAATCGCCAGCCCGGACACCAGCATCTCCTTCGCCCTGGAAAACGGCAGGTGGCGCATCACCAAACCCGTCGCGTGGGACGTGGAGGAAGGCCATTTCCAGCTTTT is part of the Candidatus Cloacimonadota bacterium genome and harbors:
- a CDS encoding GldG family protein, which produces MNTRSQIFGTYAVKILIAVLALILASFLYLRLDASSSRAHSLSKATKASLRSLQEKVVVKVFASNDLPQQLSSLNRDLKDMLEEFQRNSRGKLKYEYVRAKSTEELIDEARQYNIPPLNATIYEEDKMVSKEIVFGVSFEGGGKSSSMYLRPGMETMLEYQLLKEVNKLQPETLPKVAFFADSLALMYQYAYYQDNVATFFLELTENYNLEVTRLDSLPQAPVMLCMGVVDSLSTLQLYHLDQYLMRGGEVVMLQDRALVTYSSQGTGVSEVNSNVFRLLEHYGIFIKPNIVLDEECELGRGSALGTQVPYPFFPRLKPNPDVPYALGFDPIVMNIASELVTMPGSKLKRLPVLTTSGKSNSLMGPYFNIEEAINRSQEPGWLSMPPMTVAAEFSGPLKSFFSQALTDSTFHPSNPSGRVILFGDSEFNLEFGSGAYMVQNAIDHLLGRAEMVKLRSQKTVYNRLGVDVYMGRNQMRPAEPAKTISNLTLGFKLTAILLPLLLLAFVGFAQAYRRSNRGTL